The Fructilactobacillus myrtifloralis genome contains a region encoding:
- a CDS encoding phage head closure protein, whose translation MKIPKLSAFCYTVQFYELVDDCIDENTGQSKPISMPTFKAKAAPLKRSRGMQWRANDLKLGDTVDIMVRHDDRISEQLQVRYDGELCNIISYQPDDSFSFGGYDILTIRQVSERN comes from the coding sequence ATGAAAATTCCCAAGTTATCTGCCTTTTGTTATACGGTTCAATTTTATGAATTGGTTGATGATTGCATCGATGAAAACACTGGCCAGAGTAAGCCAATTTCCATGCCTACTTTCAAAGCAAAAGCAGCGCCGTTAAAGCGGAGCCGCGGGATGCAGTGGCGGGCTAACGATTTAAAACTGGGAGACACGGTTGACATCATGGTTCGTCACGATGACCGGATTTCAGAGCAATTGCAGGTTCGCTACGACGGCGAACTATGTAACATCATTAGCTATCAGCCGGATGATTCTTTCAGTTTTGGTGGCTATGACATTCTAACAATCCGGCAGGTCAGTGAAAGGAATTAA
- a CDS encoding phage portal protein produces the protein MGLLNLSNLAKGMTTPQPNIQEDPKQFLNPDLDLFDDAAVASNNFLKNSSLFAILSYITNDLCSGKFIVPNRPQTQNLLQNPSKLTSGSAFWQSMFMNLLANGESFAYRQRSSNQQDYQWIPLRQSQVSTFVLSDASGLVYNITFDEPELGPLRNVSMNDVIHLKLVSNNGGLTGISPLFALGEEMTIQQKSNALTQRALDQGNSVHGVVKENKDGLLNEKEKTLRARKLSKDMRDTGLVVVDSLEDFTPIEMKSDVANLLKQTDWTTDQYCKVYGVPPSLFGGKGDQQSSVDMEADIYSRALNRFKNQIISELEFKLQTKVDLDLRSVTDPDGSKYAKTIADLTQKKAIDSATAMKMLNSNGFVPDEFMNSALKGGDNNGNNDSN, from the coding sequence ATGGGATTACTTAACCTTTCCAATTTAGCTAAGGGCATGACAACTCCCCAACCAAACATTCAAGAAGACCCAAAGCAGTTTCTTAATCCGGATTTGGATTTATTCGATGACGCAGCGGTTGCATCTAATAATTTCCTTAAAAATTCTAGCCTGTTTGCGATTTTGAGTTACATCACCAATGACCTGTGTTCCGGAAAATTCATTGTGCCTAATCGTCCGCAGACCCAGAACTTGTTGCAAAATCCGTCGAAGCTAACTTCCGGATCAGCCTTTTGGCAATCGATGTTTATGAACTTGTTAGCGAATGGAGAATCATTTGCATACCGGCAACGTTCTAGCAATCAGCAGGACTATCAGTGGATTCCGTTACGGCAGTCACAGGTTTCAACTTTCGTTCTATCGGATGCTTCGGGCCTTGTTTACAACATTACCTTCGACGAGCCGGAATTGGGACCGCTTCGAAACGTGTCGATGAATGACGTGATTCATTTGAAATTGGTTTCGAACAACGGCGGGCTAACCGGAATTTCACCACTGTTTGCATTAGGCGAAGAAATGACAATTCAGCAAAAATCTAATGCTCTGACTCAGCGAGCCCTGGACCAAGGAAATTCGGTTCATGGAGTCGTTAAGGAAAACAAAGATGGCCTGCTAAATGAAAAGGAAAAAACCTTAAGAGCTCGCAAGCTATCGAAAGATATGCGGGACACCGGGCTAGTAGTCGTTGACAGTTTGGAAGACTTCACTCCGATTGAAATGAAGTCGGATGTGGCCAACCTGTTGAAACAGACCGATTGGACCACTGATCAGTATTGCAAAGTCTACGGCGTGCCACCTTCGTTATTTGGTGGAAAAGGGGACCAGCAAAGCTCGGTAGACATGGAAGCTGACATTTACTCCAGGGCCTTGAATCGATTTAAGAATCAGATCATCAGCGAACTGGAATTTAAATTACAGACCAAGGTTGATTTGGATTTGCGTTCAGTTACGGATCCAGATGGCAGCAAGTATGCCAAAACAATTGCAGACCTAACGCAAAAAAAGGCAATCGATTCAGCGACTGCCATGAAAATGCTTAATTCCAACGGTTTTGTCCCGGACGAATTCATGAATTCCGCACTGAAAGGAGGTGATAACAATGGCAACAACGATTCAAATTAA
- a CDS encoding DnaD domain protein, with product MTRIKKYKQGYSMISNQLVQDDRLSWKARGLFGYLWSQPDDWQYYEIEVAKHASDGRASLRSGLNELEKFGYLRRKRQRNDGGHFKGSYWELSDVPMFENRTQESPMFDFPMLDNRTLQTKDNTKLVGGLVSDQQNPTENAEPQNQDPESEPEARNKELSPVGVDEALNNYEAFFERKPNLPMKQAITSWVANFGLELVLYTMESAAKRQVSAGGLYYWLDKAFQNYKQKGIKTVDEAMTDTAKHNEKQHPSKPVTAKRQASKSKPWHKRGKPSVRETLPTWAKQSDDQRSTKKPSKEARQMIKERLARLNRGKEVNTQ from the coding sequence ATGACAAGAATTAAGAAGTATAAACAAGGCTACTCAATGATCAGTAATCAATTAGTCCAAGACGACCGTTTGAGCTGGAAAGCTCGCGGCCTTTTTGGCTACTTGTGGTCCCAACCAGACGATTGGCAGTATTACGAAATAGAAGTTGCTAAGCACGCCTCAGACGGCCGTGCATCTCTCCGTAGCGGACTAAATGAACTGGAAAAATTCGGTTACCTGAGACGTAAACGGCAGCGAAATGACGGCGGCCACTTCAAGGGGTCGTATTGGGAATTATCCGATGTACCTATGTTTGAAAATCGAACACAGGAGTCACCTATGTTCGATTTTCCTATGTTGGATAATCGAACACTACAAACTAAAGACAATACAAAGTTAGTTGGTGGGTTAGTTAGTGACCAACAAAATCCAACCGAAAATGCTGAACCTCAAAATCAAGACCCAGAATCAGAACCTGAAGCCCGGAATAAGGAACTAAGCCCAGTCGGAGTTGACGAAGCATTAAACAACTACGAAGCATTTTTTGAACGGAAGCCCAACCTGCCAATGAAGCAGGCCATTACATCATGGGTGGCCAACTTTGGATTAGAGTTAGTGCTTTACACGATGGAATCTGCTGCTAAACGCCAGGTAAGTGCCGGAGGATTGTATTACTGGTTAGATAAGGCGTTCCAGAATTACAAGCAAAAGGGCATTAAAACTGTTGACGAAGCCATGACAGACACAGCCAAGCACAACGAAAAACAGCATCCGTCAAAGCCGGTCACTGCTAAACGTCAAGCTAGCAAAAGCAAGCCATGGCATAAACGTGGCAAGCCGAGCGTCCGTGAGACGTTGCCTACGTGGGCCAAACAATCAGACGACCAAAGAAGTACGAAAAAGCCGTCAAAAGAAGCACGGCAGATGATTAAAGAGCGGTTGGCTAGGCTGAACCGAGGAAAAGAGGTCAACACTCAATGA
- a CDS encoding HNH endonuclease, producing the protein MPKARMCHHPRCHHLALMPYHFCKLHQSEEATWEANRSRWLNGRNKQDRYQRYNQYRNHDPKQKQFYNFYSSKQWLQLASIVRSKQHYICQYCKALGINTINQKTVDHIVPRKVNRAKQLDEANLAVICRRCHAMKTKWEQDYYGLASQDASEPVKEVTDVNEVALRMRGINVGALKKHRNNSA; encoded by the coding sequence ATGCCTAAAGCAAGAATGTGTCATCATCCTCGATGCCATCACTTAGCATTGATGCCTTATCACTTCTGCAAGCTTCATCAATCAGAGGAAGCAACCTGGGAAGCTAACCGTTCTCGTTGGCTTAATGGACGCAACAAGCAGGATAGATATCAACGTTACAACCAGTATCGCAATCACGATCCAAAGCAGAAGCAGTTCTACAACTTCTACTCATCAAAGCAATGGTTACAGTTAGCATCGATAGTCCGAAGCAAGCAGCATTACATTTGTCAGTATTGCAAAGCACTTGGCATTAACACAATCAATCAGAAGACTGTTGATCACATCGTGCCTCGAAAGGTTAACAGAGCAAAGCAACTAGACGAAGCTAACCTTGCTGTCATCTGTCGTCGTTGCCATGCGATGAAGACTAAGTGGGAACAGGACTACTACGGACTGGCTAGCCAGGACGCATCCGAACCGGTCAAAGAAGTTACAGATGTTAATGAAGTAGCACTAAGAATGCGAGGCATTAATGTTGGGGCATTGAAAAAACACCGTAACAATAGCGCTTGA
- a CDS encoding ArpU family phage packaging/lysis transcriptional regulator, with amino-acid sequence MDLIPEIDREATIKATKRFFKKVWPRIVLQSGLSAISLRSPEITDMPSSAPVGNSNEELVVRMLDSQTQVKNIIRCMDSLETKKKTILREAYISNIQNWKIAQEIGYSLPRYYQLKNEALVDFADAATVYGFDLLVEKS; translated from the coding sequence ATGGATTTAATCCCCGAAATTGATCGTGAAGCAACTATCAAAGCAACAAAACGTTTTTTCAAAAAGGTGTGGCCAAGAATAGTCCTCCAGTCAGGTTTATCAGCAATTTCACTTCGTTCTCCTGAAATCACTGACATGCCCTCATCGGCACCAGTTGGGAATTCCAATGAAGAGTTAGTCGTGCGGATGCTTGATTCCCAAACGCAAGTTAAGAACATCATTCGCTGCATGGATTCGCTCGAGACGAAAAAGAAAACTATTCTCAGAGAAGCCTACATCAGTAACATACAAAATTGGAAAATTGCCCAGGAGATTGGTTATAGCTTACCTAGGTATTATCAATTGAAAAATGAAGCTTTAGTTGACTTTGCAGATGCTGCTACTGTTTATGGCTTTGATTTGTTAGTGGAAAAATCATAG
- a CDS encoding DNA-binding protein, translating into MHQQLKLLLQPRYFNRKEAMAYLGIKSYTTFANKVVDYVEVYETPFGERFKKFDLDKFMSGYKVSRKVAIH; encoded by the coding sequence ATGCATCAGCAATTAAAGCTGCTTCTACAACCTAGATATTTTAACCGTAAAGAGGCCATGGCTTATCTAGGCATTAAAAGCTACACAACCTTTGCTAATAAGGTAGTTGATTATGTTGAAGTTTACGAAACGCCGTTTGGCGAACGATTTAAAAAATTCGACCTAGATAAATTCATGTCCGGATATAAGGTGAGTCGAAAAGTTGCTATCCACTAA
- a CDS encoding helix-turn-helix domain-containing protein, whose protein sequence is MTKKRISGAKIRSVRNRLGLTQLEFGKLIGDKFNRESTSSFIVSLWEEHDALPTTLELKAIADLGHKSMEWFFNDYSDEELSGNERMCRFCHSPFQPFSDLSNMNIVKETDIFGYSIYAFCEGSMICPDAARIYYCPICGRSLDDND, encoded by the coding sequence ATGACTAAGAAACGAATATCGGGTGCCAAAATTAGATCGGTTCGTAATCGCTTAGGACTCACCCAATTGGAATTTGGCAAACTGATTGGCGATAAGTTCAATAGGGAAAGCACATCTTCGTTTATTGTTAGCTTATGGGAGGAACATGATGCTTTACCTACAACGTTAGAGTTAAAAGCAATTGCTGATTTAGGCCATAAATCTATGGAATGGTTCTTTAACGATTATTCAGATGAAGAGCTATCAGGAAATGAACGCATGTGTAGATTCTGCCATTCGCCATTCCAACCATTTAGCGACCTAAGTAACATGAACATCGTTAAAGAAACCGACATCTTTGGTTACAGCATTTATGCATTTTGCGAGGGAAGTATGATTTGTCCAGATGCTGCTAGGATTTACTACTGTCCGATTTGCGGAAGGAGTTTAGATGACAATGACTAA
- a CDS encoding phage major capsid protein, with protein sequence MVNNLKKAGLNINDAQKKYTDLSNQLAEAYEAKDKLMSSEDASVTDLKAAAEKVETLQAKVGIAKSDYETAKNSLDDENKIPVDDKGNPAGNPDNSQKAVFGSDIYNLARKNFGQIVNVATESDDDTLAVTIPVDQQTTINEIRKQRTDFSQEFHHESVGTLTGSRVVQTDTNLIPLQDLTDGETISLQDVNNLKTISYAVHTYATATKLTNNLLNDSKENLQAYVLKWIALSQVLGRSQVCLRALNQLFVDSVDKNGSTIKAPKSMLKITKLDDVLDLVLPGSVLDGAVTASSKAKIYVTNSGFLKLAKVKNNKGEYMLQPDVTNPSIYRFEGKEIKAVENSMFKDKEGNSLFTKLPKNAEPIIFGDLDYSGTVYDRMASRIDLDPSLAFLDNANVIRFIDRFDSKVMQPDGFAIGYFNNIADQVPMISTNTSSTDDNSGSK encoded by the coding sequence ATGGTAAATAACTTGAAAAAAGCGGGTCTAAACATTAATGATGCGCAAAAAAAATACACCGATTTAAGCAATCAGTTAGCCGAAGCTTACGAAGCTAAAGACAAATTGATGAGTAGTGAAGATGCTTCGGTAACCGATTTGAAAGCAGCGGCTGAGAAAGTTGAAACGTTGCAGGCAAAGGTCGGCATTGCGAAAAGCGATTACGAAACTGCTAAAAATTCACTGGACGACGAAAACAAAATTCCTGTTGATGACAAAGGGAATCCTGCTGGAAATCCAGATAATTCTCAAAAAGCTGTTTTTGGGAGTGATATTTACAATTTAGCTAGAAAGAACTTTGGTCAAATTGTAAATGTGGCCACCGAAAGTGATGACGATACTCTTGCAGTTACAATCCCAGTTGATCAGCAAACTACCATCAACGAGATTCGGAAACAACGGACTGATTTTTCGCAAGAATTTCATCACGAATCGGTTGGCACTTTAACTGGTAGTCGGGTTGTGCAAACAGATACCAACTTAATTCCGCTACAAGATTTAACAGATGGAGAAACAATCAGTCTACAAGACGTTAATAACCTTAAAACGATTTCTTACGCTGTTCATACTTATGCGACTGCCACTAAATTGACTAATAATCTGCTGAATGATTCGAAAGAGAATTTACAGGCTTATGTACTGAAATGGATTGCTTTGTCACAAGTATTAGGTCGTTCACAAGTTTGTCTGAGAGCATTGAATCAATTGTTTGTTGATTCCGTGGACAAAAACGGAAGCACGATTAAAGCGCCTAAATCAATGCTCAAAATTACTAAGCTTGATGATGTGCTCGATTTGGTATTGCCAGGATCCGTTCTTGATGGTGCGGTGACAGCTAGCTCAAAGGCTAAAATTTACGTAACTAATTCCGGATTCCTTAAACTGGCTAAGGTAAAGAACAATAAGGGTGAATACATGCTTCAACCAGATGTAACTAACCCTAGCATTTACCGCTTCGAAGGCAAGGAAATTAAAGCCGTTGAAAATTCTATGTTCAAAGATAAAGAAGGTAATTCTCTCTTCACTAAGTTGCCTAAAAACGCTGAACCAATCATCTTTGGTGACTTGGATTATTCCGGCACTGTCTACGATCGTATGGCCAGCCGAATTGATTTGGACCCGTCACTTGCATTCCTGGACAACGCAAATGTTATTCGATTCATTGACCGGTTCGATTCAAAGGTAATGCAACCGGATGGCTTTGCTATTGGATACTTCAACAACATTGCTGATCAGGTGCCAATGATTTCTACTAACACTTCATCAACGGATGACAACTCAGGGAGCAAGTAA
- a CDS encoding head-tail connector protein produces MFNYQLDNDETLEEFKNFMNILSDNDDSICRMCLKAAESYVQNAIGFELPSFYAKGSDAYDLYKQAVFAFAGTNFTNRIAYADSAQYESNLTGKSYIGSLRGMYLIELENAEKAGDKG; encoded by the coding sequence ATGTTTAATTACCAGCTAGACAACGATGAGACGCTTGAAGAGTTCAAAAACTTCATGAACATTTTAAGCGATAATGATGACTCTATTTGCCGGATGTGTCTTAAAGCAGCCGAATCTTACGTGCAAAATGCAATTGGATTTGAACTACCAAGCTTTTATGCCAAGGGCAGCGATGCTTATGACCTCTACAAGCAAGCCGTCTTTGCTTTTGCTGGTACTAACTTTACCAATCGAATTGCTTACGCTGATTCGGCTCAATATGAATCAAATCTGACTGGAAAATCTTACATTGGGAGTTTACGAGGCATGTATTTAATTGAACTAGAAAACGCCGAAAAGGCAGGTGACAAAGGATGA
- a CDS encoding terminase TerL endonuclease subunit encodes MVDLTQSHDVIGAYRANDYSDIRERYNDAAVQYAFDVLDEKQIAGYHIRLACFRFLQDLKRQDDPDFPFAYDKEKATWINNFAALCPEATSGKPMKLMNWQKFTFAQMNGWVRKSTGTRRFVKTVYSIARDQGKTYLMAIQICYDFLFVAADKFNQEILASANNFDQSMKLFGYVKIMLQKLITIPEFKQWADEVGLKIQSRTIIQTKFNNKIIPISQESGRFDSHHFVLAIADEIGELKTFDGISKITSGQSKVPDHMLVEISTCYQDPTVPFHAEQDGLIEVMEKDDERELDDQLCLLWQQDSPEEIYPEEVSDLGYRCWEKSNPLLGLPEVHDVALSGLISGRDDAVFNNKAADYQAKSMNIWSQSSDKSFLKLPEINSAVSDKPFDIHGQRVYIGMDFSLSSDNTALAFVYPFETEDGQQKWYITQHSFIPWHAAGSIEAKEKIDGIEYRKLAPEFCTITSDIKGTINKDQVYSWLLNFIQDNDLQVEFFGYDAMGVDKVIQLLEDNVQFPLVPVSQRTQFLKDPTKFIQDAFIHDQIVMPNDEVLIKALSNAVIYEDKVGIQVDKNAGTLKIDVDDALVNAFYSAMFAFDDFDAKGVTKKTIIDKMSVDDLRKYIDDPDNGFF; translated from the coding sequence ATGGTTGATTTAACTCAATCTCATGACGTCATTGGAGCATACAGGGCCAACGATTATTCCGATATTCGGGAACGATACAACGATGCAGCTGTTCAGTATGCATTTGATGTGCTGGATGAAAAACAAATTGCCGGCTATCACATTAGGTTGGCTTGCTTCAGATTCTTACAGGATTTGAAACGGCAAGATGACCCCGACTTCCCGTTTGCTTACGACAAAGAAAAGGCCACCTGGATTAACAACTTTGCAGCATTATGCCCGGAAGCAACTTCCGGAAAGCCAATGAAATTGATGAATTGGCAAAAATTTACGTTCGCACAGATGAATGGTTGGGTTCGTAAGTCTACCGGTACAAGGCGCTTTGTCAAAACGGTTTACTCAATTGCTCGTGACCAGGGAAAAACTTACCTAATGGCCATTCAAATTTGTTATGACTTCCTTTTTGTCGCAGCAGACAAATTTAACCAGGAGATTTTGGCGTCTGCCAATAACTTTGACCAGTCGATGAAGTTGTTCGGCTACGTCAAAATCATGCTACAAAAGTTGATTACGATTCCTGAATTTAAACAGTGGGCCGATGAGGTTGGACTAAAAATTCAATCCAGGACAATTATTCAGACCAAGTTCAACAACAAAATCATTCCTATTTCTCAAGAATCCGGTCGGTTTGATAGTCACCATTTTGTGTTGGCCATTGCAGATGAAATTGGGGAATTGAAGACGTTTGATGGGATTAGCAAAATTACGTCCGGTCAGTCTAAAGTTCCTGATCACATGCTGGTGGAAATTAGTACCTGCTATCAGGATCCAACTGTTCCATTCCATGCAGAACAAGATGGTCTTATTGAGGTCATGGAAAAGGATGATGAACGAGAACTGGACGACCAGCTTTGTTTATTGTGGCAACAGGACAGTCCGGAAGAAATTTATCCGGAAGAAGTTTCGGACTTGGGTTATCGATGCTGGGAAAAAAGTAATCCATTGCTCGGTTTACCAGAGGTTCATGATGTTGCCTTATCCGGATTAATTTCCGGACGAGATGATGCGGTGTTCAACAACAAAGCTGCTGACTACCAGGCAAAGTCGATGAATATCTGGAGCCAATCCAGTGACAAGTCATTCTTAAAGCTACCGGAAATCAATAGCGCAGTTAGTGACAAGCCGTTTGATATCCATGGCCAGCGCGTTTACATCGGAATGGACTTTTCGTTGTCGTCTGATAATACTGCCCTGGCGTTTGTCTATCCGTTTGAAACGGAAGATGGCCAACAAAAATGGTACATCACGCAGCACAGTTTCATTCCCTGGCATGCGGCTGGAAGTATTGAAGCCAAAGAAAAAATCGATGGTATCGAGTATCGAAAATTGGCTCCGGAGTTTTGCACAATTACGAGTGACATCAAAGGGACCATCAACAAAGACCAGGTTTACAGCTGGCTGCTTAATTTTATCCAGGATAACGATCTGCAAGTTGAATTCTTTGGCTACGATGCCATGGGAGTAGATAAGGTGATCCAGCTGCTGGAAGATAACGTACAGTTTCCGCTAGTTCCTGTTAGTCAGCGAACTCAATTTTTGAAGGACCCAACCAAATTTATCCAGGATGCTTTTATCCACGATCAAATTGTGATGCCTAATGATGAGGTACTGATTAAGGCACTATCCAATGCTGTTATTTATGAAGACAAAGTTGGAATTCAGGTAGATAAAAACGCCGGCACGTTAAAAATTGATGTGGACGATGCCCTGGTAAATGCTTTTTATTCGGCCATGTTTGCTTTCGATGATTTTGACGCAAAGGGCGTAACCAAAAAAACAATCATCGATAAGATGTCAGTCGATGACTTGAGAAAATACATTGATGATCCAGACAACGGATTTTTTTAG
- a CDS encoding DUF2829 domain-containing protein has product MTIIEATKQAQEKKCGITRPYKGQVFACIYPTDRSFQFTLLEPFKDDGSEDWHPTPEDVLANDWELYEKKP; this is encoded by the coding sequence ATGACAATCATCGAAGCAACAAAGCAAGCTCAGGAAAAGAAGTGTGGGATTACTCGACCATACAAAGGACAGGTTTTTGCATGTATTTACCCTACGGATAGAAGCTTCCAATTCACACTACTTGAGCCATTCAAGGACGACGGTTCGGAAGATTGGCATCCGACCCCGGAAGACGTCCTAGCTAATGACTGGGAATTATACGAGAAGAAACCATAG
- a CDS encoding HK97-gp10 family putative phage morphogenesis protein: MDDLDAQLAEMQNMLSKVVPDTERKTQITQAGAKVLKSNLEKTTRQKHYRKGEHKHLADNVVSQAKDIDNIKNGNSIVGFNYDKTRKIDWGVRAMFLNNGTSHHLVGDHFVDEVVNNSKADIFKAMVDEYQHTGGGN; the protein is encoded by the coding sequence ATGGATGATTTAGACGCACAGCTGGCCGAAATGCAGAACATGCTTTCTAAAGTAGTTCCGGACACTGAGAGAAAGACGCAGATTACTCAAGCCGGGGCCAAGGTCTTAAAGTCCAATTTGGAAAAAACGACCAGACAAAAGCATTACCGAAAAGGTGAGCATAAGCATTTGGCCGACAACGTTGTTTCTCAAGCAAAAGATATCGATAACATCAAAAATGGTAATTCAATCGTTGGTTTTAATTACGATAAGACCAGAAAAATCGATTGGGGTGTCCGAGCCATGTTTTTAAACAACGGAACCTCACATCACCTGGTAGGTGATCACTTTGTTGATGAAGTTGTAAATAACTCAAAGGCCGATATTTTTAAGGCAATGGTTGATGAATATCAACACACAGGAGGTGGGAATTAA
- a CDS encoding phage terminase small subunit P27 family codes for MAKNSGRRPGRPRKNENELPIKPPKYLKGEAYNLFRRLRDPLTENKLLNNLDQSLLESFCMQYQIIRESYAVIAEFGPVKATTEVTIIDKGNSVKKIIKETDFDKNPAVTALGNATKEFRQIADQLGLSPKSREEILKSAKSDDEDGNKPKSNIISLIKGSGTDG; via the coding sequence ATGGCCAAAAATTCTGGCCGGCGTCCTGGTCGACCACGAAAAAATGAAAATGAGTTGCCAATCAAGCCGCCAAAATATTTAAAAGGAGAGGCTTACAATCTCTTTCGCCGGCTTCGGGATCCGTTGACTGAAAATAAGCTGCTTAATAATTTGGACCAGTCATTACTTGAATCGTTCTGTATGCAGTATCAAATTATCCGGGAAAGCTATGCAGTGATCGCAGAGTTTGGGCCGGTCAAAGCAACGACAGAAGTCACAATCATCGACAAAGGTAACTCTGTAAAAAAGATTATTAAGGAAACTGACTTTGATAAAAACCCAGCTGTGACAGCGTTGGGGAATGCTACAAAGGAGTTCCGGCAAATTGCCGATCAGTTAGGTCTTTCACCAAAATCACGTGAAGAGATTTTGAAGAGTGCCAAAAGCGATGACGAAGATGGTAACAAGCCAAAATCTAATATCATCTCGCTGATTAAAGGTAGTGGCACTGATGGTTGA
- a CDS encoding head maturation protease, ClpP-related, translating into MATTIQIKGPVLSNDQAAFYSWIGLDEDSFVSYSAIKNQLDNTFAADDVVLEINSPGGDVNAASDIYSELRKCAQNNKNTIIANITGMAASAASFIAMAADEINMAPLSKFMIHKAGAEISGNSDDMDYVSSVLNQTDEQLADVYAAKTGMDKGKILNMMAQETYISATEAVDMGFADKVIYEPSSKSGNSITNFATEFQITAMEKRASNLKLPSQEQINKFKALQDSEPNGKPGKEPEPVKPNNHKKTPREIYLANAQKLKETTNGK; encoded by the coding sequence ATGGCAACAACGATTCAAATTAAAGGACCGGTTCTGTCTAATGATCAAGCTGCTTTCTATTCCTGGATTGGACTGGATGAAGATAGCTTTGTCAGCTATTCAGCAATTAAGAATCAACTTGATAACACGTTTGCAGCTGATGATGTTGTGTTGGAAATCAATTCTCCTGGAGGCGATGTAAACGCAGCTTCAGACATCTATTCAGAGCTTCGAAAATGTGCTCAAAACAACAAGAACACGATTATTGCGAATATCACTGGGATGGCGGCTTCGGCCGCCTCTTTTATTGCCATGGCAGCGGATGAAATCAACATGGCGCCTTTATCTAAATTCATGATTCACAAAGCTGGTGCAGAAATCTCAGGAAACTCTGACGACATGGACTATGTTTCGTCCGTTTTAAACCAAACCGACGAACAGTTGGCCGATGTTTACGCAGCGAAAACTGGAATGGATAAAGGAAAGATTTTGAACATGATGGCTCAAGAAACTTACATCTCTGCTACCGAAGCAGTTGATATGGGATTCGCCGACAAAGTGATTTATGAACCGTCTAGCAAATCTGGTAATTCAATCACTAATTTTGCAACCGAGTTCCAAATCACAGCGATGGAAAAGAGAGCTTCTAACTTAAAGCTTCCTAGTCAGGAACAAATCAACAAGTTTAAAGCTCTCCAGGATTCTGAACCGAATGGGAAGCCGGGCAAAGAACCTGAACCGGTTAAACCCAATAATCACAAAAAAACGCCGCGAGAGATTTATCTCGCCAACGCACAGAAATTAAAGGAGACTACTAATGGTAAATAA
- a CDS encoding DUF6275 family protein: MTKKEEIIEPSDYDKLAESMKVQQNKGELIMDMDFFLQLASNEIWKHYCTFKNKESGLATGRPFVIWSCKALQNFKAVLGVPGSNKWLFEVTFNGDKNAIYLDSYEKTKNEAISLELAKDRKILEDENA; this comes from the coding sequence ATGACTAAAAAGGAAGAAATAATTGAACCATCAGATTACGATAAATTAGCTGAATCGATGAAAGTTCAACAAAATAAAGGAGAATTAATCATGGATATGGATTTCTTTTTACAACTGGCAAGTAACGAGATTTGGAAGCATTATTGCACATTTAAGAACAAAGAATCAGGGCTTGCAACTGGGCGTCCATTTGTTATTTGGAGCTGCAAGGCGTTGCAGAATTTCAAAGCTGTTTTGGGAGTTCCGGGTTCGAACAAATGGCTGTTTGAAGTAACGTTCAATGGCGATAAGAATGCTATTTACCTCGACAGTTATGAAAAGACTAAGAATGAAGCAATTTCACTTGAACTTGCAAAAGACCGCAAAATCTTGGAGGACGAAAATGCGTAA
- a CDS encoding bZIP transcription factor, with product MRNNFFGDGTPVTGMVVGGTISALSQIISDQILKIVSLESELNEKKQENRELKSQLTLLKNKPDNAQESEDDTNGHGEMPVNDI from the coding sequence ATGCGTAATAACTTTTTTGGAGACGGAACGCCAGTAACAGGCATGGTTGTTGGTGGGACCATTAGTGCTTTGAGTCAAATTATTTCAGACCAAATTTTAAAAATCGTTTCGCTTGAATCGGAACTGAACGAAAAGAAGCAAGAAAATCGAGAACTCAAGTCCCAATTAACTTTGTTGAAAAACAAGCCGGATAATGCTCAGGAAAGTGAGGATGATACAAATGGACATGGAGAAATGCCCGTCAATGACATTTAA